The proteins below come from a single Nocardiopsis gilva YIM 90087 genomic window:
- the nuoE gene encoding NADH-quinone oxidoreductase subunit NuoE: MTTTTRGFTDEVRARLEVEAKEIIAKYPRERSALLPLLHLVQAEEGYVSSAGIAFCADQLGLTKAEVTAVVTFYTMYRRRPGGDYNVGVCTNTLCAVMGGDEIFGALKEHLDVGHGETTEDGKVTLEHVECNAACDFAPVVMVNWEFFDNQTPESARRLVDDLRLGNDVVPTRGPDRLCTWKQASRVLAGFPDGHAEEGTQAGEPSLRGLRLARERGWTAPDPDALPPRPADDAGEGEAK, encoded by the coding sequence GTGACCACGACGACCAGGGGATTCACCGACGAGGTACGGGCCCGGCTGGAGGTCGAGGCCAAGGAGATCATCGCGAAGTACCCCCGGGAGCGCTCCGCGCTGCTGCCGCTGCTGCACCTCGTGCAGGCGGAGGAGGGCTACGTGAGTTCCGCGGGCATCGCCTTCTGCGCCGACCAGCTCGGCCTGACCAAGGCCGAGGTCACCGCGGTGGTCACCTTCTACACCATGTACCGGCGGCGGCCCGGCGGCGACTACAACGTCGGGGTCTGCACCAACACGCTGTGCGCGGTCATGGGCGGCGACGAGATCTTCGGCGCGCTCAAGGAGCACCTGGATGTCGGCCATGGCGAGACCACCGAGGACGGCAAGGTCACGCTGGAGCACGTCGAGTGCAACGCCGCCTGCGACTTCGCCCCGGTCGTGATGGTCAACTGGGAGTTCTTCGACAACCAGACCCCCGAATCGGCCCGGCGACTCGTCGACGACCTGCGGCTGGGCAACGACGTGGTCCCCACGCGCGGCCCCGACCGGCTGTGCACATGGAAGCAGGCCTCGCGCGTGCTGGCCGGATTCCCCGACGGACACGCGGAGGAGGGCACCCAGGCCGGCGAGCCCTCGCTGCGGGGCCTGCGCCTGGCGCGCGAGCGCGGTTGGACGGCGCCCGACCCCGACGCCCTGCCGCCCCGCCCGGCCGACGACGCCGGTGAGGGGGAAGCGAAGTGA
- a CDS encoding NADH-quinone oxidoreductase subunit D: protein MSTNITEDYIDASGGDWEEVVERAQSSGAERLVVNMGPQHPSTHGVLRLILTLDGETVTEARVGIGYLHTGIEKNTEYRTWTQGTTFVTRMDYLMPLFNEAAYCLAVERLLGITDRIPERANVIRVLMMELNRMSSHFVAMATFGMEIGATTVMTNGFREREMVLDIFELITGLRMNHAYIRPGGVAQDLPPGAIEKIRELLAEMPKRVKILRKLLDANPFYLARTRDVAYLDMAACLALGATGPLLRASGLAWDLRKAKPYCGYENYEFDVPVSDGCDVYARYRVRVAELEQSLRIIEQCLDRLEPGPVMIDDAKIGWPARLTLGADGLGNSPDHIAHMMGNSMEALIHHFKLVTEGFRVPAGQAYAAVESARGELGCYTVSDGGTRPYRVHFRDPSFTHLQAVAAMCEGGTVADVIASVASIDPVMGGVDR, encoded by the coding sequence ATGAGCACCAACATCACCGAGGACTACATCGACGCCTCCGGCGGCGACTGGGAGGAGGTCGTCGAGCGCGCCCAGTCGAGCGGCGCCGAGCGGCTCGTCGTCAACATGGGTCCGCAGCACCCGTCCACCCACGGCGTGCTGCGCCTCATCCTCACCCTGGACGGCGAGACCGTCACTGAGGCCCGCGTCGGCATCGGCTACCTGCACACCGGCATCGAGAAGAACACCGAGTACCGGACGTGGACGCAGGGCACCACGTTCGTGACCCGGATGGACTACCTCATGCCGCTGTTCAACGAGGCGGCGTACTGCCTGGCCGTGGAGAGGCTGCTGGGCATCACCGACCGCATCCCCGAGCGCGCCAACGTCATCCGGGTGCTGATGATGGAGCTCAACCGGATGTCCTCGCACTTCGTGGCGATGGCGACGTTCGGCATGGAGATCGGCGCCACCACGGTCATGACCAACGGCTTCCGCGAGCGGGAGATGGTGCTCGACATCTTCGAGCTCATCACCGGCCTGCGGATGAACCACGCCTACATCCGCCCCGGCGGGGTGGCCCAGGATCTGCCGCCCGGCGCGATCGAGAAGATCAGAGAGCTGCTCGCCGAGATGCCCAAGCGCGTCAAGATCCTGCGCAAGCTGCTCGACGCCAACCCCTTCTATCTGGCGCGGACCCGCGACGTCGCCTACCTGGACATGGCCGCGTGCCTGGCGCTGGGCGCCACCGGCCCGCTGCTGCGCGCCTCCGGTCTGGCCTGGGACCTGCGCAAGGCCAAGCCCTACTGCGGATACGAGAACTACGAGTTCGACGTCCCCGTCTCCGACGGCTGCGACGTCTACGCCCGCTACCGGGTCCGCGTCGCCGAGCTTGAGCAGAGCCTGCGGATCATCGAGCAGTGCCTCGACCGGCTCGAACCCGGGCCGGTGATGATCGACGACGCCAAGATCGGCTGGCCCGCGCGGCTCACCCTCGGGGCCGACGGCCTGGGCAACTCGCCCGACCACATCGCCCACATGATGGGCAACTCCATGGAGGCGCTGATCCACCACTTCAAGCTCGTCACCGAGGGCTTCCGCGTTCCGGCCGGGCAGGCCTACGCGGCCGTGGAGAGCGCCAGGGGCGAACTCGGCTGCTACACGGTCAGCGACGGCGGCACCCGGCCCTACCGCGTGCACTTCCGCGACCCCTCCTTCACCCACCTGCAGGCGGTCGCGGCCATGTGCGAGGGCGGAACGGTGGCCGACGTCATCGCGTCGGTGGCCAGCATCGATCCAGTGATGGGAGGGGTGGACAGGTGA
- a CDS encoding NADH-quinone oxidoreductase subunit C, giving the protein MTANGANGHNGVPEQGSEQENLPAKAGEERLASPIARQGMFGTHTTGDTSGYGGLLVRRPAVPDAERPYTDPEDPRTADFDTVADALERTLDDAPVSYAEAVERVAVDRGEITFQVRRDALLEVMRRLRDDPALRFELCLGVTGVHFPEDTNRELHAVYQLRSITHNTEIRVETTCPDADPHIPSIVSVYPTNDWHEREAWDFFGIVFDGHPALTRIQMPDDWHGHPQRKDYPLGGIPVEYRGATIPPPEERRSYS; this is encoded by the coding sequence ATGACCGCCAACGGAGCCAACGGACACAACGGCGTGCCCGAGCAGGGGAGCGAGCAGGAGAACCTGCCCGCCAAGGCCGGGGAGGAGCGCCTCGCCTCGCCCATCGCCCGTCAGGGCATGTTCGGCACCCACACCACCGGCGACACCTCCGGTTACGGCGGCCTGCTGGTCCGCCGCCCGGCCGTGCCCGACGCCGAGCGCCCCTACACCGACCCGGAGGACCCGCGCACCGCCGACTTCGACACGGTCGCCGACGCCCTGGAGCGCACGCTCGACGACGCCCCGGTCTCCTACGCGGAAGCCGTCGAGCGGGTCGCCGTCGACCGCGGCGAGATCACCTTCCAGGTGCGCCGCGATGCCCTCCTTGAGGTCATGCGGCGGCTACGCGACGACCCCGCGCTCCGCTTCGAGCTGTGCCTGGGCGTCACCGGCGTGCACTTCCCCGAGGACACCAACCGCGAGCTGCACGCCGTCTACCAGCTGCGCTCGATCACCCACAACACCGAGATCAGGGTCGAGACCACCTGCCCCGACGCCGATCCGCACATCCCCTCGATCGTGTCCGTCTACCCGACCAACGACTGGCACGAGCGCGAGGCCTGGGACTTCTTCGGCATCGTCTTCGACGGCCATCCCGCCCTGACCCGCATCCAGATGCCGGACGACTGGCACGGGCACCCGCAGCGCAAGGACTACCCGCTCGGCGGGATTCCGGTGGAGTACCGCGGCGCCACGATCCCCCCGCCCGAGGAGCGGAGGTCCTACTCATGA
- a CDS encoding NuoB/complex I 20 kDa subunit family protein: MGIEEKLPSGVMLTTVEQVAGLVRKTSMWPATFGLACCAIEMMSVGGPHYDLARFGMEKFGATPRQADLMIVAGRVSQKMAPVLRQIYDQMPEPKWVIAMGVCASSGGMFNNYAVVQGVDHVVPVDIYLPGCPPRPEMLLDAVLKLHDKVQNTKLGAHRRKEIDEEEERRMRRSLPLIDRPEQVTG; the protein is encoded by the coding sequence ATGGGGATTGAAGAGAAACTGCCGAGTGGCGTCATGCTCACGACCGTCGAGCAGGTCGCCGGGCTGGTCCGCAAGACCTCGATGTGGCCCGCGACGTTCGGTCTGGCCTGCTGCGCCATCGAGATGATGTCCGTGGGCGGACCGCACTACGACCTGGCCAGGTTCGGCATGGAGAAGTTCGGGGCGACCCCGCGCCAGGCCGACCTGATGATCGTGGCGGGGCGGGTGAGCCAGAAGATGGCCCCGGTCCTGCGGCAGATCTACGACCAGATGCCCGAACCCAAGTGGGTCATCGCCATGGGCGTCTGCGCCTCCAGCGGCGGCATGTTCAACAACTACGCCGTCGTGCAGGGCGTCGACCACGTCGTCCCGGTCGACATCTACCTGCCCGGCTGCCCGCCGCGCCCGGAGATGCTGCTCGACGCCGTGCTCAAGCTGCACGACAAGGTGCAGAACACCAAACTCGGCGCACACCGGCGCAAGGAGATCGACGAAGAGGAGGAGCGCCGCATGCGCCGCTCCCTCCCGCTGATCGACCGGCCCGAGCAGGTGACCGGATGA
- a CDS encoding NADH-quinone oxidoreductase subunit A, with amino-acid sequence MELYTPVIVLGAIGAAFVVVSMIVGSIAGPKRYNRAKLQSYECGIEPTPQPAGGGRFTIKYYMTAMLFIVFDIEIIFLVPWAVHFDALGVFGVVAILLFLVNVSIAYAYEWKRGGLEWD; translated from the coding sequence ATGGAGCTGTACACACCCGTCATCGTTCTCGGCGCGATCGGCGCCGCGTTCGTCGTGGTCTCGATGATCGTCGGGTCCATCGCCGGGCCGAAGCGGTACAACCGCGCCAAGCTGCAGTCCTACGAGTGCGGCATCGAGCCCACCCCGCAGCCGGCCGGCGGCGGCCGCTTCACCATCAAGTACTACATGACGGCGATGCTCTTCATCGTCTTCGACATCGAGATCATCTTCCTCGTTCCCTGGGCGGTCCACTTCGACGCGCTCGGGGTCTTCGGCGTCGTCGCGATCCTGCTGTTCCTGGTCAACGTGTCGATCGCCTACGCCTACGAGTGGAAGCGCGGAGGCCTCGAATGGGACTGA
- a CDS encoding geranylgeranyl reductase family protein, producing MSETAATSLSVRDTPELEADVIIVGAGPAGSTTAYHLAQAGLDVLLLEKTSFPREKVCGDGLTPRAVKQLAAMGVSFDDKGWIRNRGLRIIGGGVRLELPWPDLAEYPGFGLVRTRYDFDRILADQAVSAGARLCENTTVTAPILDARTDRVAGVQAKNPHGEPVSYRAPLVIAADGNSSRLAVALGIRRRDDRPMGVAVRTYFTSPRHDDDFLESWLELWDNSGAKNVLLPGYGWVFGVGDGTCNVGLGILDSSAGFREIDYRKLLRLWTASMPEEWGFTEERQRGPIRGAALPMGFNRTPHYTRGLMLVGDAGGMVNPFNGEGIAYAMEAGHIAADVVVQALSRPTVQARERTLHRYPQVLSDAYGGYYTLGRCFVKMIGNPDFMKLATRYGLPQRTLMKFMLKMLANLTEPSRGDAMDRVINGMSKMAPAA from the coding sequence GTGAGCGAGACAGCAGCCACCTCACTGTCCGTCCGGGACACCCCCGAACTCGAGGCCGACGTCATCATCGTCGGCGCTGGGCCCGCCGGTTCCACGACGGCCTACCACCTGGCCCAGGCCGGGCTCGACGTCCTCCTGTTGGAGAAGACCTCCTTCCCGCGCGAGAAGGTCTGCGGCGACGGCCTGACCCCGCGCGCCGTCAAGCAGCTGGCGGCGATGGGCGTCTCCTTCGACGACAAGGGGTGGATCCGCAATCGCGGCCTGCGCATCATCGGCGGCGGCGTGCGGCTCGAACTTCCCTGGCCGGACCTTGCCGAGTACCCCGGGTTCGGCCTGGTACGCACGCGCTACGACTTCGACCGCATCCTCGCCGACCAGGCCGTCAGCGCCGGGGCGCGGCTGTGTGAGAACACCACCGTCACCGCCCCGATCCTCGACGCCCGCACCGACCGCGTCGCGGGCGTCCAGGCCAAGAACCCCCACGGCGAACCGGTCAGCTACCGCGCGCCGCTGGTCATCGCCGCCGACGGCAACTCCTCCCGGCTGGCCGTGGCCCTGGGCATCCGCAGACGCGACGACCGCCCCATGGGCGTGGCCGTGCGCACCTACTTCACCAGCCCCCGCCACGACGACGACTTCCTGGAGTCCTGGCTGGAACTGTGGGACAACAGCGGCGCCAAGAACGTCCTGCTGCCCGGCTACGGCTGGGTCTTCGGCGTCGGCGACGGCACCTGCAACGTCGGCCTGGGCATCCTCGACTCCTCGGCCGGGTTCCGCGAGATCGACTACCGCAAGCTGCTGCGGCTGTGGACCGCGAGCATGCCCGAGGAGTGGGGGTTCACCGAGGAGCGCCAGCGCGGCCCCATCCGCGGCGCCGCCCTGCCCATGGGCTTCAACCGCACCCCCCACTACACGCGCGGGCTCATGCTCGTCGGCGACGCCGGCGGCATGGTCAACCCGTTCAACGGGGAGGGCATCGCCTATGCGATGGAGGCCGGGCACATCGCCGCCGACGTCGTCGTCCAGGCGCTCAGCCGCCCGACCGTGCAGGCGCGCGAGCGCACCCTGCACCGCTATCCGCAGGTCCTCTCCGACGCCTACGGCGGGTACTACACGCTCGGCCGCTGCTTCGTGAAGATGATCGGCAATCCGGACTTCATGAAGCTGGCCACCAGATACGGCCTCCCTCAGCGCACGCTCATGAAATTCATGCTGAAGATGCTGGCCAATCTGACCGAACCCAGTCGCGGAGACGCGATGGATCGCGTGATCAACGGGATGTCCAAGATGGCCCCCGCGGCGTAG
- a CDS encoding demethylmenaquinone methyltransferase, with product MTRAELDKQPYDVATMFDGIASRYDLVNDVLSLGQDRVWRRAMVKAVEAYSGELVLDLAAGTGTSSESFVSKGARVIACDFSQGMLRVGAERRGGASRDGVTFVAGDALRLPFADETFDAVTISFGLRNVNDVDQALREMRRVTKVGGRLVICEFSHIPVELVDKFYATYLMAALPKIAKCFTSNAAAYEYLSESIMDWPDQAELAARLQRAGWSRVAWRNLTMGVVALHRGVRGS from the coding sequence ATGACCCGCGCCGAACTCGACAAGCAGCCGTACGACGTCGCCACGATGTTCGACGGCATCGCCAGCCGCTACGACCTGGTGAACGACGTCCTCTCTCTGGGGCAGGACCGCGTCTGGCGGCGCGCCATGGTGAAGGCGGTCGAGGCCTACAGCGGGGAGCTCGTCCTCGACCTGGCCGCCGGGACCGGGACCTCTTCGGAGTCGTTCGTGTCCAAGGGCGCGCGCGTCATCGCCTGCGACTTCTCCCAGGGCATGCTCCGGGTCGGTGCGGAGCGCCGGGGCGGCGCCTCGCGCGACGGGGTGACCTTCGTGGCCGGAGACGCCCTGCGGCTGCCGTTCGCCGACGAGACCTTCGACGCCGTGACGATCTCCTTCGGCCTGCGCAACGTCAACGACGTGGATCAGGCGCTCCGCGAGATGCGGCGGGTGACCAAGGTCGGCGGCCGCCTGGTCATTTGCGAATTCAGCCATATCCCGGTCGAACTGGTGGACAAGTTCTACGCCACCTATCTCATGGCCGCCCTTCCCAAGATCGCGAAGTGCTTCACCTCGAACGCCGCGGCCTATGAGTACCTCTCGGAATCGATCATGGACTGGCCCGACCAAGCCGAGCTGGCCGCGCGGTTGCAGCGCGCCGGGTGGTCGCGCGTGGCGTGGCGCAACCTCACCATGGGCGTCGTCGCTCTTCACCGCGGGGTGCGCGGCTCCTGA